One stretch of Punica granatum isolate Tunisia-2019 chromosome 5, ASM765513v2, whole genome shotgun sequence DNA includes these proteins:
- the LOC116209379 gene encoding cyanate hydratase, which yields MLLSFSSSSLSSSGLKFRTEIGSREMEKGIRALKGLVVGRLHQVKLKSGLSYNQIAEKTGLTNVYVAQLLRRQAQLKPDTAPKLRAALPELPDDLVHEMMKPTMRSYDPDLIQEPTVYRLNEAVMHFGESIKEIINEEFGDGIMSAIDFYCSVDKVKGVDGKERVVVTFDGKYLPYTEQRSEDMVSRISKEK from the exons ATGCTTTTGAGCTTTTCATCTTCATCGCTATCATCATCGGGACTGAAGTTCAGAACTGAGATAGGCAGCAGAGAGATGGAGAAGGGCATCAGGGCGCTGAAAGGATTAGTGGTGGGCCGGCTGCATCAAGTGAAGCTCAAGTCGGGGCTGTCGTACAACCAGATAGCAGAGAAGACTGGCCTGACCAACGTCTACGTCGCTCAGCTCCTCCGGCGTCAGGCCCAGCTGAAGCCCGACACCGCCCCCAAGCTCCGGGCTGCCCTACCCGAACTGCCCGATGATCTTGTCCACGAGATGATGAAGCCGACTATGCGCAGCTACGACCCCGACCTGATTCAGGAACCCACCGTTTACAG GCTGAATGAAGCAGTAATGCATTTTGGTGAGAGCATCAAGGAAATCATCAATGAAGAATTTGGTGATGGCAT AATGTCAGCCATTGATTTCTACTGCTCGGTGGACAAAGTCAAAGGTGTGGATGGAAAGGAACGTGTTGTTGTGACATTTGATGGGAAGTACCTCCCTTATACAGAGCAG AGATCTGAAGACATGGTTTCAAGaatctccaaggagaaatgA